In one Nitrospirota bacterium genomic region, the following are encoded:
- the lysA gene encoding diaminopimelate decarboxylase, producing the protein MHLFNYRNGELYAEDVPVREIAAKVGTPVFIYSYNTLLRHFKAYQDAFSSFPHLICYALKANSNAAVIKLFAKLGSGADVVSGGELFRALKGGIPAKRIVYAGVGKTEEEIRLALKNKILMFNVESEHELREIDRIAGKLKAKAPIALRVNPDIDPMTHPYISTGLKKHKFGIPIENALEFYKLAHSLKNVAIVGIHKHIGSQLTKVAPFVDAVKRLLLLIDDLAKQGIPISYLNIGGGLGITYYDETPPIPSQLAKSVLPLLKGRNVTLIVEPGRSIVGNAGILVIKVLYTKKGDDKDFVIVDAGMNDLIRPSIYGAYHHIQPVLKNRKDKVFGDIVGPICESGDFLAKDRELQRVEPGEYLAVMSAGAYGYSMASNYNSRPRAEEVLVKGKKYATIRKRETYSDLIRGEAVPKLI; encoded by the coding sequence ATGCATCTATTCAACTACAGAAACGGTGAGCTGTATGCTGAAGATGTGCCGGTGCGTGAGATCGCGGCAAAGGTGGGAACTCCTGTTTTTATCTATAGTTACAACACGTTACTGCGGCACTTCAAGGCGTATCAGGATGCATTCAGCAGCTTCCCCCACCTGATCTGTTATGCCCTCAAGGCGAACTCCAATGCGGCCGTAATCAAGCTCTTCGCCAAGCTCGGCAGCGGCGCCGATGTGGTCTCCGGGGGGGAGTTGTTCCGGGCGTTGAAGGGCGGAATCCCTGCCAAAAGAATCGTTTATGCCGGCGTGGGAAAGACAGAAGAGGAGATCCGGCTGGCCCTGAAGAATAAAATCCTGATGTTCAATGTCGAGTCCGAGCACGAGCTCAGGGAGATAGACCGGATTGCGGGCAAGCTGAAGGCAAAGGCGCCGATCGCCCTGCGGGTCAATCCGGATATCGATCCCATGACGCACCCCTATATATCGACGGGACTCAAGAAGCATAAGTTCGGGATCCCCATAGAGAATGCCCTCGAGTTCTATAAGCTCGCCCATAGCCTCAAGAATGTGGCGATCGTGGGTATCCACAAACATATCGGCTCCCAGCTGACCAAGGTGGCGCCCTTTGTCGACGCGGTGAAGCGTCTCCTGCTCCTCATCGACGATCTCGCGAAGCAGGGCATCCCCATCAGCTATCTCAATATCGGCGGAGGGCTCGGCATCACCTACTACGACGAGACGCCGCCCATTCCCTCCCAGCTCGCGAAGAGCGTGCTCCCGCTGCTCAAGGGAAGAAATGTGACCCTCATTGTCGAACCGGGCAGGTCGATCGTCGGCAATGCCGGCATTCTCGTCATCAAGGTGCTTTATACCAAGAAAGGGGATGACAAGGACTTCGTCATCGTCGATGCAGGGATGAACGACCTCATCAGGCCCTCTATCTACGGCGCGTACCACCACATCCAGCCGGTGCTGAAGAACCGCAAGGACAAGGTTTTCGGCGATATCGTCGGCCCCATCTGCGAGTCAGGTGATTTCCTCGCAAAGGACCGGGAGCTCCAGCGTGTCGAGCCGGGAGAATATCTCGCGGTGATGAGCGCAGGGGCGTACGGCTACTCCATGGCCTCGAACTACAACAGCCGCCCGCGGGCCGAAGAGGTATTGGTCAAAGGAAAGAAGTATGCTACCATTAGGAAAAGAGAGACCTATAGTGACCTTATCCGGGGAGAGGCCGTACCCAAGCTTATTTAA
- the dapF gene encoding diaminopimelate epimerase, with amino-acid sequence MELTFTKMHGIGNDFIVIDARDIDLAGRFDRGELARTLCSRRFGVGADQVLLLLDSGVADFTMKIYNADGSEVEMCGNGIRCLAKYVWDRGLSTKDTLEIDTLAGVIRPERAGNLVRVDMGEPVFDAERIPVNLESASPIVDYPLRINDREFKVTCVSMGNPHAVVFMEEDIADFPVALYGPIIETHTLFPNKTNVEFVTVGSRKDLTMRVWERGSGETMACGTGASAVGVAAMLKGLTERTVTVHLLGGDLVIEWPQNGHVYMTGPAEEVFEGRIASIAGRGQNSRDLRARHAAPNRDSVTRANPEAPQSAGAPGLRAGAGQD; translated from the coding sequence ATGGAACTCACCTTCACCAAGATGCACGGGATCGGCAATGACTTCATTGTCATCGATGCCCGGGATATCGACCTCGCGGGCCGCTTCGATAGGGGAGAGCTCGCTCGCACGCTCTGCAGCCGCCGTTTCGGGGTAGGCGCTGACCAGGTCCTGCTCCTGCTCGACTCAGGCGTCGCCGATTTCACGATGAAGATCTACAATGCCGACGGTAGCGAGGTCGAGATGTGCGGCAACGGCATCCGGTGCCTCGCGAAGTACGTATGGGACAGGGGACTCTCGACCAAGGATACGCTCGAGATCGATACCCTCGCCGGCGTCATCCGGCCTGAACGGGCGGGCAATCTCGTCAGGGTGGACATGGGGGAGCCGGTGTTCGATGCCGAGCGGATCCCGGTGAACCTCGAGTCCGCCTCTCCCATCGTCGATTATCCGCTCCGCATTAACGACCGGGAGTTCAAGGTTACCTGCGTCTCTATGGGGAATCCCCATGCTGTCGTCTTCATGGAGGAGGATATCGCGGATTTCCCGGTCGCGCTGTACGGTCCGATCATAGAGACGCACACGCTCTTCCCCAACAAGACCAATGTCGAGTTCGTCACTGTCGGCAGCAGGAAGGACCTGACCATGCGGGTGTGGGAGCGGGGCTCCGGTGAGACCATGGCCTGCGGAACAGGAGCATCGGCGGTCGGCGTGGCCGCAATGCTGAAGGGCCTGACAGAACGAACGGTCACCGTACATCTTCTCGGCGGCGATCTCGTGATCGAGTGGCCCCAGAACGGCCATGTTTATATGACCGGTCCTGCCGAGGAGGTCTTCGAGGGCAGGATCGCGAGCATCGCCGGAAGAGGGCAGAACAGCAGGGACCTCCGCGCGAGACATGCTGCCCCGAACCGGGATTCCGTAACAAGGGCGAACCCAGAAGCGCCGCAATCAGCGGGAGCACCAGGGCTGAGAGCAGGCGCCGGGCAGGACTGA
- the dapA gene encoding 4-hydroxy-tetrahydrodipicolinate synthase, translated as MFKGSIVAIVTPFKNGKFDEKAYGDLIEWHIAQGTHGIVPCGTTGEASTLGFEEHYRVIEVAVKAANKRIPVIAGTGANATDEAIELTQKAKKLGADGALMVTPYYNKPTQEGLYRHYKAVADKVKLPIVLYNVPGRTAVNMLPPTVARLMECKNIVAIKEATGDMKQVSEVIRLCGDRIAVISGDDFTTLPLLALGGKGVISVSANVAPKDVAEMCNAWERGDIAKARELHYKLEPLNAAMFIETNPIPVKTALAMMGKIKEEFRMPLCEMSAANRDKLRGVLKSAKLVK; from the coding sequence ATGTTCAAAGGTTCCATTGTCGCGATTGTTACACCGTTCAAGAACGGGAAGTTTGACGAGAAGGCGTATGGCGATCTGATCGAGTGGCATATTGCCCAGGGCACCCACGGGATTGTCCCCTGCGGCACCACGGGAGAGGCCTCGACCCTCGGCTTTGAAGAGCATTACCGCGTTATCGAGGTCGCGGTGAAGGCGGCGAACAAGCGGATCCCGGTCATCGCCGGCACCGGCGCCAACGCCACGGACGAGGCGATAGAGCTTACCCAGAAGGCGAAGAAGCTCGGCGCCGACGGCGCCCTCATGGTGACGCCCTACTACAACAAGCCGACCCAGGAAGGGCTCTACCGTCACTACAAGGCGGTTGCCGACAAGGTGAAACTCCCCATCGTGCTGTACAACGTCCCGGGCAGGACCGCTGTCAACATGCTCCCTCCGACGGTCGCCCGCCTGATGGAGTGCAAGAACATCGTCGCGATCAAAGAGGCGACGGGCGATATGAAGCAGGTGAGCGAGGTGATACGGCTCTGCGGCGACCGCATCGCCGTCATCTCGGGCGACGACTTCACCACGCTGCCGCTCCTTGCGCTCGGCGGCAAGGGCGTCATCTCGGTCTCGGCCAACGTGGCGCCGAAGGATGTTGCTGAGATGTGCAACGCCTGGGAGCGCGGAGATATCGCAAAGGCGCGGGAGCTGCACTACAAGCTCGAGCCGCTGAATGCCGCCATGTTCATCGAGACCAACCCCATCCCGGTGAAGACCGCCCTCGCGATGATGGGAAAGATAAAGGAAGAGTTCAGGATGCCGCTCTGCGAAATGTCCGCTGCCAACAGGGACAAGCTCAGAGGGGTGCTGAAGAGTGCGAAGCTCGTTAAATAG
- a CDS encoding TlpA disulfide reductase family protein: MRSSLNRSQESGAGGRKKAGFAAACVLSAVFWLLAPAVVAAPPDPFDIDKLIGKQAPEFTLKDMGGIPVSLSSMKGSVVLLNFWATWCPPCRAEIPSMNKLGDRLKGKKFVILGVTTDRDASSVRTFMKRQPIHFPVLLDTKLRVSKETYKVSTVPMTFLIDKRGVIIDTFFGEHDWTDPDIIKQIEALL; the protein is encoded by the coding sequence GTGCGAAGCTCGTTAAATAGAAGTCAGGAGTCGGGAGCCGGGGGCCGGAAGAAAGCAGGGTTTGCCGCAGCGTGTGTTCTGAGCGCTGTCTTCTGGCTCCTGGCTCCTGCGGTGGTTGCCGCTCCTCCCGACCCCTTCGATATCGACAAGCTTATCGGCAAACAGGCGCCGGAGTTCACCCTGAAGGATATGGGCGGTATCCCGGTATCGCTCTCCTCGATGAAGGGCAGTGTCGTCCTGCTCAACTTCTGGGCCACCTGGTGCCCGCCCTGCAGGGCGGAGATTCCCTCTATGAACAAGCTCGGTGATAGACTGAAAGGGAAGAAGTTCGTCATCCTCGGGGTGACCACCGACAGGGACGCATCCTCGGTGAGGACGTTCATGAAGCGGCAGCCGATACACTTCCCGGTGCTGCTGGACACCAAGCTCAGGGTCTCGAAGGAGACCTACAAGGTTTCTACCGTGCCTATGACGTTCCTCATCGACAAGCGGGGCGTCATCATCGATACCTTCTTCGGCGAGCACGACTGGACCGACCCCGACATCATCAAGCAGATCGAAGCCCTCCTCTGA
- a CDS encoding oligopeptide/dipeptide ABC transporter ATP-binding protein, producing MNNQADRTAQVLPDHRFSGSPDTLLQVEGIKKYFPVKGAFGRKEGVLRAVDDVSFEVRKDSVFAVVGESGCGKSTVARLVLKLLPLTGGSIFFKGHDITSLRGEALKRFRRSVQIVFQDPFASLNPRMRIVDTLSEPLSIHRVAPRGEIRERVATLLEKVGLTRDAANRYPHEFSGGQRQRICIARALTLSPELIIADEPLSALDVSIQAQILNLFQDIRRESAISFIFISHDLRVVRYFSDEVAVMYLGKIVERAKTEDLFRSPEHPYTQLLLSSAPKLRIKGEWAERRESIQGKGQGTTDVPGPIAISSGCPFHPRCPQRIDLCGTLSPELRRSGDRDIACHQAR from the coding sequence ATGAATAACCAGGCCGACAGGACAGCGCAGGTCCTCCCTGATCACCGGTTCTCCGGCTCGCCGGATACCCTTCTGCAGGTCGAGGGGATCAAGAAGTACTTTCCGGTCAAGGGCGCTTTCGGCCGGAAAGAGGGAGTGCTGCGCGCTGTCGATGACGTCAGCTTCGAAGTAAGAAAGGACAGCGTCTTTGCGGTCGTCGGAGAGAGCGGCTGCGGCAAGTCGACGGTAGCCCGGCTCGTGCTGAAGCTGCTGCCCCTTACCGGGGGGAGTATCTTCTTCAAGGGGCATGATATAACGTCCCTCAGGGGAGAGGCGCTGAAACGCTTCCGGCGTTCTGTCCAGATCGTCTTCCAGGACCCCTTCGCCTCCCTCAACCCGAGGATGAGGATCGTCGATACGCTCTCCGAACCCCTGAGCATCCACCGGGTCGCCCCCAGGGGCGAAATAAGGGAGAGGGTTGCTACGCTCCTCGAAAAGGTAGGGCTTACGAGGGATGCCGCAAACCGGTATCCCCACGAATTCAGCGGCGGCCAGCGTCAGCGCATCTGCATTGCGCGGGCCCTGACACTCTCGCCGGAGCTGATCATTGCCGACGAGCCCCTCTCGGCGCTCGATGTCTCGATTCAGGCGCAGATCCTGAACCTGTTCCAGGATATACGGAGGGAGTCCGCCATATCCTTCATCTTCATCAGCCACGATCTGAGGGTCGTCCGCTACTTCAGCGACGAGGTCGCGGTCATGTACCTCGGGAAGATAGTGGAGCGGGCAAAGACCGAGGATCTCTTCAGGTCGCCGGAACATCCTTATACACAGCTGCTCCTCTCCTCGGCGCCCAAGCTCAGGATAAAAGGAGAATGGGCCGAACGAAGGGAGAGCATCCAGGGAAAGGGACAGGGTACGACTGATGTCCCGGGTCCGATCGCGATTTCCTCCGGCTGTCCCTTCCACCCGCGATGCCCGCAGCGGATCGACCTCTGCGGCACGCTGTCTCCCGAGCTGAGGCGAAGCGGCGACAGGGATATCGCCTGCCATCAGGCGCGTTAG
- a CDS encoding ABC transporter ATP-binding protein produces MSSFLCIADLSVLFRTDKGLVRVVSDLSLDLNKAEVFGLVGESGCGKSLTALSILRILPPNAFTEGEVLFNGRNLLGLDEEEMRGIRGRDISMIFQEPMTSLNPVLTVGYQIAETLMTHEALSKREAMNRAVELLRAVKIPSPELRVKDYPHQMSGGMRQRVMIAIAIACNPSLLIADEPTTALDVTIQAQILELLQGLRQERQMGVLLITHDLSIISEQADRVAIMYAGRIMELARVDDLFRNPLHPYTIGLLESLPVSKGTVLKPITGFVPTPDRLPEGCKFSDRCFAAQDACRRAEPELVEAEPRHYVRCIRWNEIRR; encoded by the coding sequence ATGTCCTCTTTTCTGTGTATAGCCGATCTGTCCGTGCTCTTCAGGACAGATAAAGGGCTTGTGCGGGTAGTCTCCGACCTCTCCTTGGACCTGAATAAAGCTGAAGTCTTCGGCCTCGTCGGTGAAAGCGGCTGCGGCAAGAGCCTCACCGCTCTCTCTATTCTGCGCATCCTGCCGCCCAATGCCTTCACCGAGGGAGAGGTCCTCTTCAACGGCCGGAATCTCCTCGGCCTCGATGAGGAAGAGATGCGCGGCATCCGGGGCAGGGATATCTCGATGATCTTCCAGGAGCCGATGACCTCGCTCAATCCGGTGCTGACCGTGGGATACCAGATCGCCGAGACGCTGATGACCCATGAGGCGCTTTCGAAAAGAGAGGCAATGAACAGGGCGGTGGAGCTGCTGCGGGCCGTGAAGATCCCTTCGCCGGAGCTGCGGGTGAAGGATTATCCGCACCAGATGTCGGGAGGCATGCGGCAGCGGGTGATGATCGCCATCGCGATCGCCTGCAACCCCTCGCTCCTGATCGCCGATGAGCCGACGACCGCGCTCGACGTGACCATTCAGGCGCAGATCCTCGAGCTGCTCCAGGGGCTGCGGCAGGAGCGGCAGATGGGAGTCCTGCTCATCACCCATGACCTGAGCATCATTTCCGAGCAGGCGGACCGGGTCGCTATCATGTACGCGGGGCGGATCATGGAGCTCGCCCGGGTCGACGATCTCTTCCGGAACCCGCTCCACCCCTACACGATAGGGCTCCTGGAGTCGTTGCCGGTCTCGAAGGGGACGGTGCTGAAGCCGATCACCGGTTTTGTCCCAACCCCCGACCGCCTGCCCGAGGGCTGCAAGTTTTCGGACCGCTGTTTCGCTGCGCAGGACGCCTGCAGGAGAGCGGAACCCGAGCTGGTCGAGGCGGAACCCCGGCACTATGTGCGCTGCATACGGTGGAATGAGATACGCCGGTGA
- the sppA gene encoding signal peptide peptidase SppA, producing the protein MNVRKTCIGAALFLVFLLVLSGLIAFFQKQVPLGEKIALVRVEGPILEAKETVDELKGYTNDASIRAIVLRVNSPGGGVVPSQEIYSEMKRAVAAKKVVVSMGSVAASGGYYIAAPASRIIANPGTITGSIGVIMEVPNVRELMKKLGITTEVIKSGEHKDIASIFRGIGPEERAILQGVMDDVHEQFIGAVAEGRKLPVEEVRKIADGRVFSGRQAVEAKLVDELGDLEHAVKAAAKLAGIKGEPQVVTKKERSPLLDLFSGKIAEGLLKIAPTMELKYMFTL; encoded by the coding sequence ATGAACGTTAGAAAGACCTGCATCGGCGCAGCGCTCTTCCTCGTCTTCCTGCTCGTCCTGAGCGGCCTGATCGCGTTCTTTCAGAAGCAGGTCCCGCTCGGGGAGAAGATCGCCCTGGTCAGGGTCGAGGGCCCGATCCTCGAAGCGAAAGAGACGGTGGATGAGCTGAAGGGATATACAAACGACGCTTCGATACGGGCGATCGTGCTCAGGGTCAACAGCCCCGGAGGCGGGGTCGTCCCTTCCCAGGAGATCTACAGCGAGATGAAACGGGCGGTCGCCGCCAAGAAGGTGGTGGTCTCGATGGGGTCGGTCGCGGCGTCGGGGGGCTACTACATAGCGGCTCCCGCGTCCCGGATCATCGCGAATCCCGGCACGATTACCGGCTCGATCGGCGTGATCATGGAAGTGCCCAACGTGCGCGAACTGATGAAGAAGCTCGGCATTACGACCGAGGTGATCAAGAGCGGCGAGCACAAGGACATCGCCTCGATCTTCAGGGGGATCGGGCCTGAAGAGCGCGCGATCCTCCAGGGCGTCATGGACGATGTCCACGAGCAGTTTATCGGCGCCGTGGCCGAGGGAAGAAAACTGCCGGTCGAGGAGGTCCGGAAGATCGCCGACGGACGGGTCTTCTCCGGCAGACAGGCGGTGGAGGCAAAGCTCGTCGATGAGCTCGGCGACCTCGAACATGCGGTGAAGGCGGCGGCGAAGCTCGCGGGCATCAAGGGCGAGCCCCAGGTGGTCACCAAAAAGGAGCGGTCGCCGCTCCTCGACCTTTTCAGCGGGAAGATCGCCGAGGGCCTGTTGAAAATTGCACCCACAATGGAATTAAAATATATGTTCACGCTTTAG
- the rpsA gene encoding 30S ribosomal protein S1, with product MDIQTKEETKELEKLYAETLHRIERGAVTRGRVIAVRSDGVVVDVGYKSEGIIPASEFSHAELAAVKEGDEIEVLVERINDEEGVVILSREKASRMRALENLTAAYTSNAQVEGTIIEKTKGGLFAMVMGIKAFLPASQIDIKGVKDLDAFIGKTVPLRILKLVPQRGAGGHSAGVSLVVSRRAILEEERDRKKRETLTVLREGALLKGTVKNITDYGVFVDLGGIDGLLHISDISWRRVNHPSEFFHLGQEAEFVILKYDAETEKVTLGYKQKIADPWLTVDEKYSPGMRIKGKVVTITDYGVFVEIEEGLEGLVHVSELDWAPRTKHPSKYVSAGDEVEAVILNISKEERRLSLSIKQLSPKPWELVGQHYKVGDRVSGKVKTITDFGAFVRLPEGVDGLIHISDLSWTKHIKHPSEVLKKGQKVDAVVLSLDPEKERMALGIKQLTPDPWESEIPARFKLGEEFTGKVLRITDFGIFVELEGGVEGLVYSSEIDTSREVKEGDEIMVRIIKVNVEDRKIGLSMKNLKTLSVAHER from the coding sequence ATGGACATTCAAACGAAAGAAGAAACAAAAGAGCTCGAAAAACTGTACGCTGAGACGCTGCACAGGATTGAACGGGGCGCGGTAACCCGCGGCAGGGTTATCGCGGTCAGAAGCGATGGCGTCGTTGTCGATGTAGGCTATAAATCGGAGGGGATCATCCCTGCCTCGGAATTTTCGCATGCGGAGCTGGCTGCAGTAAAAGAAGGGGATGAGATCGAGGTCCTCGTAGAGCGGATCAACGACGAGGAGGGCGTCGTCATTCTCTCCCGCGAGAAGGCGTCCCGCATGAGAGCGCTCGAGAACCTGACCGCTGCCTATACCAGCAATGCCCAGGTCGAGGGGACGATCATCGAAAAGACGAAGGGCGGTCTTTTCGCCATGGTGATGGGCATCAAGGCGTTCCTGCCCGCATCCCAGATCGATATAAAGGGCGTCAAAGATCTCGACGCGTTCATAGGCAAGACCGTTCCCTTGAGGATTCTCAAGCTCGTTCCGCAGAGGGGCGCCGGGGGACATTCCGCAGGCGTTTCCCTCGTCGTCTCCCGGAGGGCGATCCTGGAGGAGGAGCGGGACAGGAAAAAGAGGGAGACGCTCACGGTGTTGAGGGAGGGCGCGCTCCTCAAGGGAACCGTCAAGAACATCACCGATTACGGTGTCTTTGTCGACCTCGGCGGCATCGACGGGCTGCTCCATATATCGGATATCTCCTGGCGAAGGGTAAATCATCCCTCGGAGTTTTTCCATTTAGGGCAGGAAGCCGAGTTCGTCATCCTCAAATACGACGCGGAGACCGAGAAGGTGACCCTTGGCTACAAACAGAAGATCGCCGATCCCTGGCTGACGGTGGATGAGAAGTACTCCCCGGGGATGAGGATCAAGGGCAAGGTCGTGACGATCACCGACTACGGCGTCTTCGTCGAGATCGAAGAGGGGCTGGAAGGACTGGTGCATGTGTCCGAGCTCGACTGGGCCCCGCGGACCAAACATCCGTCGAAGTATGTCTCGGCCGGCGACGAGGTCGAAGCGGTCATTCTCAACATCAGCAAAGAAGAGCGGCGACTCTCGCTCAGCATCAAGCAGCTCTCTCCCAAGCCCTGGGAGCTCGTCGGACAGCACTACAAGGTCGGCGACAGGGTGAGCGGCAAGGTCAAGACCATCACCGATTTCGGCGCCTTTGTGCGCCTCCCCGAGGGCGTCGACGGGCTTATCCATATCTCCGACCTCTCCTGGACCAAACATATAAAGCACCCCTCCGAGGTGCTGAAGAAGGGGCAGAAGGTCGATGCCGTCGTGCTGAGCCTCGACCCCGAGAAGGAGCGCATGGCGCTCGGGATCAAGCAGCTCACGCCCGACCCGTGGGAGAGCGAGATCCCGGCGCGGTTCAAGCTCGGTGAAGAGTTCACGGGCAAGGTGCTCCGGATCACCGACTTCGGCATCTTCGTCGAGCTCGAGGGCGGTGTCGAGGGCCTGGTCTATTCATCCGAGATCGACACCTCCCGGGAGGTCAAGGAGGGCGACGAGATCATGGTACGGATCATCAAGGTCAATGTCGAAGACAGGAAGATCGGCCTGAGCATGAAAAATCTGAAGACGTTGAGCGTAGCGCATGAACGTTAG
- a CDS encoding 4-hydroxy-3-methylbut-2-enyl diphosphate reductase, with product MQIKTAKRAGFCFGVKRAVDLAFDAAGQGKKVFTLGPIIHNPQVIETLRAEGVVPTDSIHTKEIKTLIIRTHGIPQDISRALGEKPYAVVDATCPFVKKAQQYAKLLKEDGYQVVIIGDKEHPEVKGLISYAGDDAVVINKNDPIPTLKSKVGVIVQTTQPVALLKRVLNDLLEHVKEIKVFNTICNSTALRLKETEDLAKRVDVMMVVGGKNSANTTQLANLCVARGVPTHHIETAAEIEDAWFSGAKTVGITAGASTPDWIIKEVEERIRDNRGGRARNGHSNERRNKRARKTVR from the coding sequence ATGCAAATAAAAACCGCAAAACGGGCAGGCTTCTGCTTCGGAGTAAAGCGGGCGGTCGATCTCGCCTTCGATGCTGCCGGGCAGGGAAAGAAGGTATTCACCCTCGGGCCGATCATCCATAATCCACAGGTAATCGAGACGCTGAGGGCAGAGGGAGTCGTGCCCACGGACAGCATTCATACGAAGGAAATAAAGACGCTCATCATCAGGACGCACGGCATCCCGCAGGACATCTCCCGGGCGCTCGGGGAGAAGCCCTACGCAGTGGTGGATGCGACCTGCCCCTTTGTGAAAAAGGCGCAGCAATATGCTAAACTTTTAAAGGAAGACGGCTATCAGGTTGTAATTATTGGCGATAAAGAGCATCCCGAGGTCAAGGGCCTGATAAGTTACGCCGGAGACGATGCCGTTGTCATCAACAAGAACGATCCGATTCCCACGCTGAAGAGCAAGGTAGGGGTCATCGTGCAGACGACCCAGCCGGTGGCGCTGCTGAAGCGCGTGTTGAACGACCTGCTCGAGCATGTCAAGGAGATCAAGGTCTTCAATACCATATGCAATTCAACGGCGCTGCGGCTCAAGGAGACGGAGGATCTGGCGAAGAGGGTCGACGTGATGATGGTCGTCGGCGGCAAGAACAGCGCGAATACGACGCAGCTCGCCAATTTATGCGTCGCACGGGGAGTTCCCACCCACCACATAGAGACCGCTGCTGAGATCGAGGACGCCTGGTTTTCAGGGGCGAAGACCGTCGGGATCACCGCGGGTGCATCAACGCCGGACTGGATCATAAAAGAGGTGGAAGAGAGGATTAGAGATAATAGAGGAGGAAGGGCACGGAATGGACATTCAAACGAAAGAAGAAACAAAAGAGCTCGAAAAACTGTACGCTGA
- the cmk gene encoding (d)CMP kinase — protein sequence MLKVIAIDGPSGSGKGTISRLLAERLGFQYLDTGALYRAVALHLRRKGLEEGSSDDELRAAVRGVSITFADGTVCINGEDVSEAIRTPEMGHYASVFSARQAIRDFLFQVQRDAAAHHDIVVEGRDMTTVVFPDAWKKFYLDASEEERARRRYCQLKEKGMDITVDKALEDVRERDTRDSRRDIAPLKRADDAFYIDTTTMSIDEVVDRMLSSVS from the coding sequence ATGCTTAAGGTCATCGCGATAGACGGCCCTTCGGGGTCTGGGAAAGGGACCATTTCGAGGCTCCTTGCCGAGAGGCTGGGATTCCAGTATCTCGATACCGGCGCCCTCTACCGCGCTGTTGCGCTCCACCTGCGGAGGAAGGGCCTGGAGGAGGGGAGTAGCGACGACGAGCTTCGCGCCGCAGTGCGAGGCGTCTCGATCACCTTCGCCGACGGCACGGTCTGCATCAACGGCGAAGATGTCTCCGAGGCGATCCGCACCCCTGAAATGGGCCACTACGCATCGGTCTTCTCTGCACGGCAGGCGATACGGGACTTTCTCTTCCAGGTGCAGAGGGACGCTGCAGCGCATCACGATATCGTTGTCGAAGGCCGGGATATGACGACCGTCGTCTTCCCCGACGCCTGGAAAAAGTTCTATCTCGACGCCTCGGAAGAAGAGCGGGCCCGCAGACGGTACTGCCAGCTGAAGGAGAAAGGGATGGATATCACGGTGGACAAGGCGCTCGAGGACGTGCGGGAACGGGACACCAGGGACAGCCGGCGCGATATCGCCCCCCTGAAGAGAGCCGATGACGCGTTCTACATCGACACCACCACAATGAGCATCGACGAGGTCGTCGACCGCATGCTCTCCTCGGTTTCCTAG
- a CDS encoding adenine phosphoribosyltransferase: MSIKSQIRTIPDYPKKGIMFRDITTLIKDPVGFRLVIDSLTQRYIKGDIPFDVIVGIESRGFIIGGALSYTLGKGFVPVRKKGKLPAEKISHEYALEYGTDTVEMHKDSLREGTRVLLIDDLLATGGTALAAAALIEKLGAVVAEMAFIVNLPDVGGAQRLADKGHAIYALTEFEGE; this comes from the coding sequence ATGTCGATCAAGTCGCAGATCCGGACCATTCCCGATTATCCCAAGAAGGGGATCATGTTCAGGGATATCACGACGCTCATCAAGGACCCCGTAGGGTTCAGGCTCGTCATCGACAGCCTTACCCAGCGGTATATCAAGGGCGACATCCCCTTCGACGTCATTGTGGGCATCGAGTCGCGCGGCTTCATCATCGGCGGCGCGCTCTCCTATACGCTCGGGAAGGGGTTTGTCCCGGTGCGCAAGAAGGGAAAACTTCCTGCCGAGAAGATAAGCCATGAGTATGCCCTCGAGTACGGCACCGATACCGTCGAGATGCATAAGGACTCCCTGCGGGAAGGGACACGGGTGCTCCTCATCGACGACCTCCTCGCGACCGGAGGCACCGCGCTCGCCGCCGCCGCGCTGATCGAGAAGCTGGGCGCTGTCGTCGCGGAGATGGCGTTCATCGTCAACCTGCCCGACGTAGGCGGCGCCCAACGCCTCGCCGATAAAGGACACGCCATTTATGCCTTGACGGAGTTCGAAGGAGAATAG